From Aliarcobacter butzleri, the proteins below share one genomic window:
- a CDS encoding phosphoethanolamine transferase: MKDLSQQRLILFSSIFFTLFYNFSFFKNVINTYGFSGLNIVYILSMTILLVSLLTFIFTIFSSKYTTKPILITLFAISAFTAYFMDSYGVVIDTEMIRNSLQTNLNESKDLFSFKLVLYVIFLAILPAYFIYKTEIKYKSFKSELFSKLKTILLSLVLILVIIFSFSKFYTSFFREHKPLRYNINPIFWMYSIGNYINKSMDVAPTTLEEIGKDSKIVEPIEEQKELIILVVGETARADRFSMNGYKKETNPLLKQEKIINFPNMYSCGTSTAHSIPCMFSIFGKDNYSYKKGISTENVLDVLKDTQDIAVLWRDNNSDSKGVALRVDYEDFKTPATNTICNEEECRDEGMLVGLENYIEKNKDRDILIVLHQMGNHGPAYYKRYPKEFEKFTPVCKTNQLEECTQEEIENAYDNAVLYTDYFLSKAINFLKPYSKTKKTALVYISDHGESLGENGIYLHGMPYAIAPKEQINVASFIWLGDGEMSKDYDIDKLNSYKNRDFSQDNLFHTLLGLFEVETKIYKKDMDILNDARKPQ; this comes from the coding sequence TTGAAGGATTTATCTCAACAAAGACTAATATTATTTAGTTCTATCTTCTTTACTCTTTTTTATAATTTCTCATTTTTTAAGAATGTTATAAATACTTATGGTTTTAGTGGTTTAAATATAGTTTATATATTATCAATGACAATTTTATTGGTAAGTTTATTAACTTTTATTTTTACAATTTTTAGCTCTAAATATACAACAAAACCAATTTTAATTACTCTATTTGCAATATCAGCATTTACTGCTTATTTTATGGATAGTTATGGTGTTGTTATTGATACAGAGATGATTAGAAATAGTTTACAAACAAATTTAAATGAATCAAAAGATTTATTTAGTTTCAAACTTGTTTTATATGTAATTTTTTTAGCAATTCTTCCAGCATATTTTATATATAAAACAGAAATCAAATATAAATCTTTTAAAAGTGAACTATTTTCAAAACTAAAAACTATACTTTTATCTTTAGTTTTAATTTTAGTAATAATCTTTAGTTTTAGTAAATTTTATACTTCATTTTTTAGAGAGCATAAACCTCTAAGATATAATATAAATCCAATATTTTGGATGTATAGTATAGGAAATTATATAAATAAATCTATGGATGTAGCTCCAACAACTCTTGAAGAGATTGGAAAAGATTCAAAAATAGTAGAACCAATAGAAGAACAAAAAGAACTAATTATTTTAGTAGTTGGAGAAACAGCAAGAGCAGATAGATTTTCTATGAATGGTTATAAAAAAGAGACAAATCCTCTTTTAAAACAAGAAAAGATTATAAATTTTCCAAATATGTACTCTTGTGGAACTTCAACTGCACATTCAATTCCTTGTATGTTTTCAATTTTTGGAAAAGATAATTATAGTTATAAAAAAGGTATTTCAACTGAAAATGTTTTAGATGTTTTAAAAGATACACAAGATATAGCTGTGTTATGGAGAGATAATAATTCAGATTCAAAAGGTGTTGCTTTAAGAGTTGATTATGAAGATTTTAAAACACCTGCTACGAATACAATCTGTAATGAAGAAGAGTGCAGAGATGAAGGTATGCTTGTTGGACTTGAAAATTATATTGAAAAAAATAAAGATAGAGATATTTTGATAGTACTTCATCAAATGGGGAATCATGGACCAGCTTACTATAAAAGATATCCAAAAGAGTTTGAAAAATTTACTCCCGTTTGTAAAACAAATCAACTAGAAGAATGTACTCAAGAAGAGATAGAAAATGCTTATGATAATGCTGTTTTATATACAGATTATTTTTTATCAAAAGCAATAAACTTTTTAAAACCTTATTCTAAAACGAAAAAAACTGCACTTGTTTACATAAGTGATCATGGTGAGAGTTTAGGAGAAAATGGTATATATTTACATGGTATGCCATATGCAATAGCTCCAAAAGAACAAATAAATGTAGCATCATTTATTTGGTTAGGTGATGGAGAAATGTCTAAAGATTATGATATAGATAAATTAAATTCATATAAAAATAGAGATTTTTCTCAAGATAATCTATTTCATACTCTTTTAGGGCTATTTGAAGTTGAAACAAAAATTTATAAAAAGGACATGGATATTTTAAATGACGCAAGAAAACCTCAATAA
- a CDS encoding TonB-dependent siderophore receptor: MNFSKRIAISTSLSIILSSSLFAAEFNIESGTLENAIKTISKTSNMTYLVDTRILEGKKVSKIENIEGIENALKEVLKGTNLEAVIKDNTIIIKKKDILGKGSVLEEVSVNETYSTASNSYTIKETSSAAKLDLSLKETPQSVTVITQKQIQEQNLQDLNEVLTQTPGVTISQMGQFGAGYTSYYARGTTITNFQRDGLPSSEINIGRFNGFVGLEDTAIYERIEIIRGSTGLTNGAGNPSASINYVRKKPTKDFQGDAKISYGSWDTYKGTLDISGGLNQDDSIRGRLVTSYSDGGSQQDRYNKENSLLYSALDFNLSDNTLLTTSITYQKTDVDNASPHGFSSVTTDPISQKQTTFGRHDNAAADFTYTNIERLNLSLGLEHYFNNDWKASANYSYTKTETERLYAVAGSSSFSYITGKMGGQMGYVERNPDTHSIDLYANGDFNAFGREHKLSFGVNGHQSKTDDPAEVRKAFSVDIDGWNGHIANKPVLPKATSRYVFDEKQIGAFTALNLELSDPLHLILGSRISNFERVNNKGTSTEQEQKYNGEVTPYLGLVYDINENFATYASYTSIFNPTSSAKDTSGNYLEPEEGNTVEFGINSEFYDGKLNSSIAYFITKQDNLAVTDAPNLTPEGNTASKSVDGVEMKGWDLTIGGEILPNWDMTGGYTYTDAKDQNGDRLNSGSVPKQTLKFFTTYKYNKLTLGGGLNWQSEIHSSTNNLNKQEAYTVVNAMAKYDIKKDFSVILNANNIFDEEYVLNTVGSQTWGAERNYTLSLNYKF, encoded by the coding sequence ATGAATTTTTCTAAAAGAATAGCAATATCTACTTCACTTTCTATTATTTTAAGTTCTTCGCTTTTTGCAGCAGAATTTAATATAGAAAGTGGAACTCTTGAGAATGCTATAAAAACTATTTCAAAAACGTCAAATATGACATACTTAGTTGACACAAGAATTTTAGAGGGGAAAAAAGTTTCTAAAATAGAAAATATTGAAGGTATTGAAAATGCTTTAAAAGAGGTATTAAAAGGTACAAATCTTGAAGCAGTAATCAAAGATAATACAATTATTATCAAAAAAAAGGATATTTTAGGCAAAGGTTCTGTTTTGGAAGAAGTTTCTGTAAATGAAACTTATTCTACAGCTTCAAATTCATATACGATAAAAGAGACAAGTAGTGCCGCAAAACTTGATTTGTCTTTAAAAGAAACTCCTCAATCAGTTACAGTTATTACTCAAAAACAAATACAAGAGCAAAATCTTCAAGATTTAAATGAGGTTTTAACTCAAACTCCTGGTGTAACGATAAGTCAAATGGGACAATTTGGAGCAGGATATACTTCTTATTATGCAAGAGGAACAACAATTACTAATTTTCAAAGAGATGGTTTACCTTCATCTGAAATCAATATTGGTAGATTTAATGGTTTTGTGGGGCTAGAAGATACTGCTATTTATGAAAGAATTGAAATTATAAGAGGTTCAACTGGACTTACAAATGGAGCAGGAAATCCAAGTGCTAGTATAAATTATGTAAGAAAAAAACCAACAAAAGATTTTCAAGGAGATGCGAAAATATCTTATGGAAGTTGGGATACATACAAAGGAACACTTGATATATCTGGTGGATTAAATCAAGATGATAGTATAAGAGGGAGATTAGTTACTTCTTATAGTGATGGAGGGAGCCAACAAGATAGATATAATAAAGAAAATAGTTTATTATATAGTGCACTAGATTTTAATTTGTCAGATAATACACTTTTAACAACATCTATCACATATCAAAAAACAGATGTAGACAATGCTTCCCCTCATGGATTTAGCTCGGTGACAACTGACCCTATATCACAAAAACAGACAACTTTTGGAAGACATGATAATGCTGCTGCAGATTTTACATACACTAATATAGAAAGGTTAAATTTATCTTTAGGTTTAGAACATTATTTTAATAATGATTGGAAAGCATCTGCAAATTATTCATATACGAAAACAGAAACAGAGAGACTTTATGCTGTTGCTGGTTCAAGCTCTTTTTCTTATATTACTGGAAAAATGGGTGGACAGATGGGATACGTAGAAAGAAATCCTGATACTCACTCGATTGATTTATATGCAAATGGAGATTTTAATGCATTTGGAAGAGAACATAAGTTATCTTTTGGAGTAAATGGGCATCAATCTAAAACAGATGATCCTGCAGAGGTTAGAAAAGCTTTTAGTGTTGATATAGATGGTTGGAATGGACATATAGCAAATAAACCAGTATTACCTAAAGCAACAAGTAGGTATGTTTTTGATGAAAAGCAAATTGGTGCTTTTACTGCTTTAAATCTTGAATTGTCTGATCCTTTACATTTAATTTTAGGAAGTAGAATATCTAATTTTGAAAGAGTAAACAATAAAGGAACATCAACAGAACAAGAACAAAAATATAATGGGGAAGTTACTCCATATTTAGGTTTAGTATATGATATAAATGAGAATTTTGCTACTTATGCTAGTTATACATCTATCTTTAATCCAACTTCTAGTGCCAAAGATACAAGTGGTAATTATCTTGAACCAGAAGAGGGAAATACAGTTGAATTTGGTATAAATTCAGAGTTTTATGATGGAAAATTAAATAGTAGTATTGCTTACTTTATAACAAAACAAGATAATTTAGCTGTTACAGATGCTCCAAATCTAACTCCAGAGGGTAATACGGCTTCTAAAAGTGTTGATGGTGTAGAGATGAAAGGATGGGATTTAACTATTGGTGGAGAAATTTTACCAAATTGGGATATGACAGGTGGATATACATACACAGATGCAAAAGACCAAAATGGAGATAGATTAAATTCAGGTTCTGTACCTAAGCAAACACTTAAATTCTTTACTACTTATAAATACAACAAATTAACTCTTGGTGGTGGATTAAATTGGCAAAGTGAAATTCATAGCTCAACAAATAATTTGAATAAACAAGAAGCTTATACTGTAGTAAATGCAATGGCAAAATATGATATCAAAAAAGATTTCAGTGTTATTTTAAATGCTAATAATATTTTTGATGAAGAGTATGTTTTAAATACTGTTGGTTCTCAAACTTGGGGTGCTGAAAGAAATTATACTTTATCTCTAAATTATAAATTCTAA
- a CDS encoding FecR family protein: MPNKNIILEKARYWLSCFQEGQNIYLNKEFLSWINNEEHQRIFEEEKRFRQMFSNLSKECKKELTTRVKEELRREKFLNKIKIITPFAACFLIVIFVYVLYFKDNFSQNIYSENKIIQDILMPDNSKITLDAKTNIKVAYSKNKREVFLEKGKALFEVSPNKQKPFFVKSDDIFVKVVGTKFEVNKKQDRVNISVLEGIVDINHSDLKITQLKKGDVLEIKNDGKIEKLGKVSVDKMASWQSGNLIFHQTPLFEVINEFSKYSNKNIELILVKNDKFPITGEFNINEFDKFVNLLPLIYPIKVEQIPENRVILKD, encoded by the coding sequence ATGCCAAATAAAAATATTATATTAGAAAAAGCAAGATATTGGTTGAGTTGTTTTCAAGAAGGACAAAATATCTATTTAAATAAAGAGTTTTTGTCTTGGATAAATAATGAAGAACATCAAAGAATTTTTGAAGAAGAAAAAAGATTTAGACAAATGTTCTCAAATCTCTCAAAAGAGTGTAAAAAAGAGTTAACAACAAGAGTAAAAGAAGAATTAAGAAGAGAAAAGTTTTTAAATAAAATCAAAATTATAACTCCATTTGCAGCCTGTTTTTTGATAGTTATATTTGTATATGTTTTATATTTTAAAGATAATTTTTCTCAAAATATATATAGTGAAAATAAAATAATTCAAGATATTTTAATGCCAGATAATTCAAAAATAACTCTTGATGCAAAAACAAATATAAAAGTGGCATATTCAAAAAATAAAAGAGAAGTTTTTTTAGAAAAAGGAAAAGCTTTGTTTGAAGTAAGTCCAAATAAACAAAAACCATTTTTTGTAAAAAGCGATGATATTTTTGTAAAAGTTGTAGGAACGAAATTTGAAGTAAATAAAAAACAAGATAGAGTTAATATATCTGTTTTAGAAGGAATTGTAGATATAAATCATAGTGATTTAAAAATAACTCAACTTAAAAAAGGTGATGTTTTAGAGATAAAAAATGATGGAAAAATAGAAAAACTAGGAAAAGTATCTGTTGATAAAATGGCTTCTTGGCAAAGTGGAAACTTGATTTTTCATCAAACACCTTTATTTGAAGTAATAAATGAATTTTCAAAATATAGTAATAAAAATATAGAATTAATATTAGTAAAAAATGATAAATTTCCAATAACTGGTGAATTTAATATAAATGAATTTGATAAATTTGTAAATTTATTACCTTTAATTTATCCTATAAAAGTTGAACAAATACCAGAAAATAGGGTAATTCTAAAAGATTAA
- a CDS encoding phosphatase PAP2 family protein encodes MTQENLNKQIIITAILLIAVVLFFQFTNWDMSLQSYFYNFEGKSWIVDRKDSILKYIFYDGFKKLFKIFSILILILVVISLFKKINIIEQYKKGLVILLLSMILVPALTVSIKGVTNMPCPNNLAEYGGRYPDVRIFDSYPKDFIQKSKIKCWPAGHASMGFSLMALFFLFKKPRNQKIALGIALVLAWMTGGYKMSIGDHFLSHTLISMILGWLIILLIVKSISFLEKVKFKKSTTI; translated from the coding sequence ATGACGCAAGAAAACCTCAATAAACAAATAATAATTACAGCTATTTTATTAATAGCTGTCGTTTTATTCTTTCAATTTACAAATTGGGATATGAGTCTTCAATCTTATTTTTATAATTTTGAAGGCAAGTCTTGGATTGTTGATAGAAAAGATAGTATTTTGAAATATATTTTTTATGATGGATTTAAAAAATTATTTAAAATATTTTCTATTTTAATTTTAATTTTAGTTGTTATATCTTTATTTAAAAAGATTAACATAATTGAACAGTATAAAAAAGGTTTAGTTATTTTACTTCTTTCTATGATTCTTGTTCCTGCTCTTACTGTATCAATTAAAGGTGTTACAAATATGCCTTGTCCAAATAATCTTGCAGAATATGGGGGAAGATATCCTGATGTTAGAATTTTTGATTCATATCCAAAAGATTTTATACAAAAATCAAAAATAAAATGTTGGCCAGCAGGTCACGCAAGTATGGGGTTTTCTTTAATGGCATTATTTTTCTTATTTAAAAAACCACGAAACCAAAAAATTGCTTTAGGAATTGCTTTAGTTCTTGCGTGGATGACTGGTGGATATAAAATGTCTATTGGTGATCATTTTTTAAGTCATACATTAATATCAATGATTTTAGGTTGGCTCATTATTTTACTCATCGTAAAATCTATTTCATTTTTAGAAAAAGTAAAATTTAAAAAATCAACCACAATCTGA
- a CDS encoding RNA polymerase sigma factor yields the protein MIDYYKEIFQYIKKNIFDKDLAHDVTQETFARAIKSADLNQIENERALLYRIAKNVMFDLYKEKNKINKISFDEEEYTDNSNTTEENIIKDEEVMLLMKSLDNLPKKRRQAFTLHIVDGYTREEVAELMGISLNAVEQHISRASNQIKENLIKEENNAK from the coding sequence ATGATAGATTATTATAAAGAAATTTTTCAATATATAAAGAAAAATATTTTTGACAAAGATTTAGCCCATGATGTTACTCAAGAGACTTTCGCAAGAGCTATAAAAAGTGCTGATTTAAATCAGATAGAAAATGAAAGAGCTTTGTTATATAGGATTGCTAAGAATGTAATGTTTGATTTATACAAAGAGAAAAATAAAATAAATAAAATAAGTTTTGATGAAGAAGAGTATACAGATAATAGTAATACAACAGAAGAAAATATAATAAAAGATGAAGAAGTTATGTTATTAATGAAAAGTTTAGATAATTTACCTAAAAAAAGAAGACAAGCATTTACTTTGCACATAGTTGATGGTTATACAAGAGAAGAAGTAGCTGAGCTTATGGGAATATCTTTAAATGCTGTTGAACAACATATAAGTAGAGCAAGTAATCAAATAAAAGAGAATTTAATTAAAGAAGAAAACAATGCCAAATAA
- a CDS encoding sensor domain-containing diguanylate cyclase, with the protein MKQQINIKNFTNIWFILSIFIVLTVILFQGYLEYKRSVETGIIKTNNLTILLTKKLENDFEQIDNILNFAQNIILTLPKENKLFLEGNDKIRRQIVFEKFNSLVKNFKDISVINFIDKNGYILYSSNPLNYNINISDRPQFQIFKDNKDLTESFSNVIVSRTTGKNSLAQLLAVRDENKELIGVLTALIDIDTINKTLSSINTNDKGVALLRNSENTELIAKYPLLNESEINKPLPSNNPIALKIKAGEKSGSLEYIASTDNEKRVGSFIVMDKYPFYVQVALSQEDYLARWEKNLLTVTILLILFVLASIFVFIIVKKSYKKEQIAINELKKNRDLFSSGPVITIEWAYEENFPIKYISNNCENILGYKKEEMLSSYFNYMDLIHPDDINKVEKEVKDFIENGINNFEQSYRIKMKDGIYKYFYDYTNLIRDEHNSVTRIVGYMFDQSNLKEKEDSLIIERNRLANIITGTNAGTWEWNVQTNEVIFNEKWAQMIGYTLDEISPTTINTWMRFVQPDDLEKSKQLLRRHFNKELDYYESEMRMKHKNGSWIWIEARGKVISWSKKNEPIIMMGTHIDVTKEKILIQEMEIVKNRFENMFKTHSSVMLLINPNNQKIIDANQSAVDFYGYSIDEIKGMDISKINLLAHQKLKEKYTEAKTLTKNSFIFFHKLKNGTIRTVEVNSSPIETESGLILFSIIKDVTKEQELKNEILKEKTKFQTFINLSSDAIFVTDINTGKLLEYSKQTQKYLGYNDEEMQNLTILDWDRDIKTIEDFKNLISTIKYDTTFIERVHKRKDGSYYDAAISLVKIKLDGQEFIYSSARDITNEKIVQKKLEESYKNLERLIESQDNIVILTDGENIKFANQKFFDFLGFENLDNFRKYHKCICEFFLEKDKFFYKKDTHWINEIKTIEESKRIVSMIDKDFKEHAFSVSVNIFDEEEMIVSFTDISETILKNISLEEKIIRDKLTNSYNREFFDKNYKKLIYEYNTNHSKLAVAMLDIDHFKLVNDTYGHDVGDEVLIQFVEIINNSSRKNDILIRWGGEEFILVLQLNSENTLSKILENLRKAIEDYDFPKIGKKTCSIGGTIYQNNEDIIKTIKRADEAVYEAKAAGRNKVIIV; encoded by the coding sequence TTGAAACAACAGATTAATATAAAAAATTTTACAAATATTTGGTTTATACTTTCTATTTTTATTGTTTTAACTGTTATTTTATTTCAAGGATATCTTGAATACAAAAGATCTGTTGAAACGGGAATAATAAAAACAAATAACCTTACAATTTTACTTACAAAGAAACTTGAGAATGACTTTGAACAAATAGATAATATACTTAATTTTGCACAAAATATAATACTTACATTACCAAAAGAGAATAAACTATTTTTAGAAGGAAATGACAAAATAAGAAGACAAATTGTTTTTGAAAAGTTTAACTCATTAGTAAAAAATTTTAAAGACATCAGTGTTATAAATTTTATAGATAAAAATGGATATATTTTATACTCTTCAAACCCTTTAAATTATAATATAAATATATCAGATCGACCACAATTCCAAATATTTAAAGATAATAAAGATTTAACAGAAAGTTTCTCTAATGTTATAGTTTCTCGTACAACAGGTAAAAACTCACTAGCACAACTTCTTGCTGTAAGAGATGAAAATAAAGAGTTAATAGGTGTTCTAACTGCTCTTATTGATATAGATACTATAAACAAAACTTTATCTTCAATAAATACAAATGACAAAGGAGTGGCTTTATTAAGAAATTCTGAAAATACAGAATTAATAGCAAAATATCCATTACTTAATGAATCGGAGATAAATAAACCTTTACCCTCAAATAATCCTATTGCATTAAAGATAAAAGCTGGAGAAAAATCAGGAAGTTTAGAATATATAGCTTCAACTGATAATGAAAAAAGAGTTGGAAGTTTCATAGTAATGGATAAATATCCATTTTATGTACAAGTTGCTTTATCCCAAGAAGATTATTTAGCTAGATGGGAAAAAAATCTATTAACAGTTACTATTTTATTAATTTTATTTGTTTTAGCTTCTATTTTTGTATTTATCATTGTTAAAAAGAGCTATAAAAAAGAACAAATTGCTATTAATGAATTAAAAAAGAATAGAGATTTATTTTCATCAGGTCCAGTTATAACAATAGAGTGGGCTTATGAAGAGAATTTTCCTATAAAATACATTTCTAACAATTGTGAAAATATTTTAGGATACAAAAAAGAAGAGATGTTATCTAGTTATTTTAATTATATGGATTTAATACATCCAGATGATATAAATAAAGTTGAAAAAGAAGTTAAAGATTTTATAGAAAATGGTATAAATAATTTTGAACAATCATATAGAATAAAAATGAAAGATGGTATATATAAATATTTTTATGACTACACAAATCTAATCAGAGATGAACATAATAGTGTTACTAGAATAGTAGGTTATATGTTTGATCAAAGCAATTTAAAAGAAAAAGAAGATTCTTTAATTATAGAAAGAAATAGATTAGCAAATATAATAACAGGAACAAATGCTGGTACATGGGAATGGAATGTTCAAACAAACGAAGTTATCTTTAATGAAAAATGGGCACAAATGATTGGTTATACTTTAGATGAGATTTCGCCTACAACTATAAACACATGGATGAGATTTGTACAACCAGATGATTTAGAAAAAAGTAAACAACTTTTACGAAGGCACTTTAATAAAGAACTTGATTATTATGAATCTGAAATGAGAATGAAACATAAAAATGGTTCTTGGATTTGGATAGAAGCAAGAGGAAAAGTAATATCGTGGAGTAAAAAGAATGAACCTATCATAATGATGGGAACACACATAGATGTAACTAAAGAAAAAATATTAATTCAAGAAATGGAAATTGTAAAAAATAGATTTGAGAATATGTTTAAAACTCACTCTTCAGTAATGCTTTTAATAAATCCAAATAATCAAAAAATAATTGATGCAAACCAAAGTGCAGTTGATTTTTATGGATATTCTATCGATGAAATAAAAGGAATGGATATTTCAAAAATAAATTTATTAGCTCATCAAAAATTAAAGGAAAAATACACAGAAGCAAAAACTTTAACAAAAAACTCTTTTATCTTTTTTCACAAGCTAAAAAATGGAACTATCAGAACTGTTGAAGTAAACTCTTCACCAATTGAAACAGAAAGTGGTCTTATACTATTTTCTATAATAAAAGATGTAACAAAAGAGCAAGAATTAAAAAATGAGATATTAAAAGAGAAAACAAAATTTCAAACATTTATCAATCTATCTTCAGATGCTATTTTTGTAACTGATATAAACACAGGAAAACTTTTAGAATATAGTAAACAAACTCAGAAATATTTAGGTTATAACGATGAAGAGATGCAAAATCTTACAATTTTGGATTGGGATAGAGACATAAAAACAATTGAAGATTTTAAAAATCTTATCTCTACTATAAAATATGATACAACTTTTATAGAAAGAGTTCATAAAAGAAAAGATGGCTCTTATTATGATGCTGCAATAAGCCTTGTAAAAATAAAACTTGATGGGCAAGAGTTTATATACTCTTCAGCAAGGGATATTACAAATGAAAAAATCGTACAAAAGAAATTAGAAGAGTCTTATAAAAATCTTGAAAGATTGATTGAATCTCAAGATAATATTGTGATACTAACGGATGGAGAAAATATAAAGTTTGCAAATCAAAAGTTTTTTGACTTTTTAGGATTTGAAAATCTTGATAATTTCAGAAAATATCATAAATGTATTTGTGAATTCTTTTTAGAAAAAGATAAATTCTTTTATAAAAAAGATACTCATTGGATAAATGAAATAAAAACAATAGAAGAATCAAAAAGAATTGTTTCTATGATTGATAAAGATTTTAAAGAACATGCTTTTTCTGTTTCAGTAAATATTTTTGATGAAGAAGAGATGATAGTTAGTTTTACTGATATTTCTGAAACTATTTTAAAAAATATATCTTTAGAAGAAAAAATCATAAGAGATAAACTTACAAATTCTTATAATAGAGAATTTTTTGATAAAAATTATAAAAAACTAATTTATGAATATAATACAAATCACTCTAAACTTGCTGTTGCAATGTTAGATATTGACCATTTTAAATTAGTAAACGATACTTATGGGCACGATGTTGGAGATGAAGTTTTAATTCAATTTGTTGAAATAATAAATAACTCTTCTAGAAAAAATGATATTCTTATTCGTTGGGGAGGAGAAGAATTTATTTTAGTTTTACAACTAAATTCAGAAAATACTCTTTCTAAAATACTTGAAAACTTAAGAAAAGCTATTGAAGATTACGATTTTCCTAAAATTGGTAAAAAGACTTGTTCGATTGGAGGAACGATATATCAAAATAATGAAGATATTATTAAAACAATAAAAAGAGCAGATGAAGCAGTTTATGAAGCAAAAGCTGCGGGAAGAAATAAAGTAATAATAGTTTAA
- a CDS encoding DUF1924 domain-containing protein — MKILIFTALLISFSFSSTVDEYLNSLKQEALKEDPNFKNFDAKRGEEIFTSKHIGKKGKEISCTSCHGTDLTKSHENFFTGKTIEPLSPKTNQKRLTDINEIEKWLKRNFNDVYNKEGTAIQKGDVITYIINK, encoded by the coding sequence ATGAAAATTCTAATTTTTACTGCTTTACTGATAAGCTTTAGTTTTAGTTCAACTGTTGATGAATATTTAAACTCTTTAAAACAAGAAGCTTTAAAAGAAGACCCAAACTTTAAAAATTTTGATGCAAAAAGAGGTGAAGAAATTTTCACTTCAAAACATATAGGAAAAAAAGGTAAAGAGATTTCATGTACATCATGTCATGGTACTGATTTGACAAAATCGCATGAAAATTTCTTTACAGGTAAAACTATAGAACCACTTTCACCAAAAACAAATCAAAAAAGATTAACCGATATCAATGAAATTGAAAAATGGTTAAAAAGAAATTTCAATGATGTTTATAACAAAGAAGGAACAGCTATTCAAAAAGGTGATGTTATAACATATATCATAAATAAATAA
- a CDS encoding diheme cytochrome c, with amino-acid sequence MKKLIFLSIISCCLYAENLKISVAPVNNEVYKKECGSCHFAYPAGLLPSNAWNKMMENLSNHFGDDASVDEETFKTLSKYLNDNSAEKNMNFKRSKKIVESLAPNEIPDAISTMPYIKRKHKEIRKDLITQKEVKGLFNCTACHKNAQKGVFSDKDVDIPNYGKWDKK; translated from the coding sequence ATGAAAAAGTTAATCTTTTTGAGTATCATTAGTTGTTGTTTATACGCTGAGAATTTAAAAATAAGCGTAGCACCTGTAAATAATGAAGTTTACAAAAAAGAGTGTGGAAGTTGCCATTTTGCATATCCAGCTGGTCTTTTACCAAGTAACGCATGGAATAAAATGATGGAAAATCTAAGTAATCATTTTGGTGATGATGCTTCAGTTGATGAAGAAACTTTCAAAACTTTATCAAAATATTTAAATGATAATAGTGCTGAAAAAAATATGAATTTCAAAAGAAGTAAAAAAATAGTTGAGAGTTTAGCACCAAATGAAATTCCAGATGCTATTTCAACTATGCCTTATATAAAAAGAAAGCATAAGGAAATTAGAAAAGATTTAATCACACAAAAAGAAGTAAAAGGATTATTTAACTGTACTGCTTGTCATAAAAATGCACAAAAAGGTGTTTTTAGTGACAAAGATGTAGATATTCCAAATTATGGGAAATGGGATAAAAAGTAG